Proteins encoded in a region of the bacterium genome:
- the cdhC gene encoding CO dehydrogenase/CO-methylating acetyl-CoA synthase complex subunit beta, producing MTAEVKLDISPMYEGERIRKEELWVEMGGPKADGFELSLATRMDQIQDGTVNVIGPDLKEIKEGSTIPFGMIFKVGGEKVEKDLESIIERRNHSLLSYISGLMHLNQRYDIWMRLGKSLQKKGVTSWEQIFKPVIDLYKAEMPFIEKMEVTVVTDPAKVKEELANAMVVYKARDERAKGLHDEDVDVFYGCTLCQAFAPTSSCVVTPDRPSLCGAITWFDGRAAAKVDPEGPQFPIPKTGLKDAIAGEYESINEAAAKRSGGEYTTMKLYTFFDAPHTSCGCFETIGFYIPEVDGIGLADRDFKGSAPNGLPFSTMAGQTGGGKQVVGFLGIGILYYFSSKFLQADGGWRRIVWMSKNLKERVKAGIPEEMYNKIATEEDARDVTSLKEFLLRVDHPVLEGVVRPVDDKKITEGWKLGEVTDDDKQRVISFIEETGGEFARPDVYSKLRLSEGQLMQVVEVLQEEGILE from the coding sequence ATGACCGCAGAAGTTAAGTTGGATATTTCCCCCATGTATGAAGGGGAACGCATTAGGAAAGAAGAACTATGGGTAGAGATGGGCGGCCCGAAAGCAGATGGATTTGAGTTAAGCCTAGCAACACGTATGGATCAAATCCAGGATGGAACGGTGAATGTAATTGGCCCCGATCTCAAAGAGATCAAAGAGGGTTCAACTATACCCTTCGGAATGATCTTCAAGGTTGGTGGTGAGAAGGTTGAGAAGGATCTGGAATCGATCATCGAGAGGCGCAATCATTCCCTTCTTTCTTATATCAGTGGCTTAATGCACTTGAATCAAAGGTATGATATCTGGATGAGACTGGGCAAAAGCTTACAAAAGAAGGGTGTGACCTCATGGGAACAGATATTCAAACCGGTCATCGATCTATACAAGGCTGAGATGCCCTTCATAGAGAAAATGGAAGTCACGGTGGTTACCGATCCGGCGAAGGTGAAAGAGGAGCTTGCCAATGCCATGGTCGTCTACAAGGCTCGTGACGAACGTGCCAAGGGACTGCACGATGAGGATGTTGATGTCTTCTATGGATGCACCCTCTGCCAAGCATTTGCCCCAACAAGCTCATGTGTAGTAACTCCTGATAGGCCATCCCTATGTGGCGCTATTACCTGGTTCGATGGACGCGCTGCGGCCAAGGTAGATCCAGAGGGACCCCAATTTCCCATACCCAAGACAGGGCTTAAGGATGCAATTGCTGGTGAGTATGAAAGCATCAACGAAGCGGCTGCCAAGAGATCCGGCGGCGAGTACACCACCATGAAGCTGTATACCTTCTTCGACGCACCTCATACCTCCTGCGGTTGCTTCGAGACCATAGGTTTCTACATACCTGAGGTCGACGGCATAGGATTAGCGGATCGAGATTTCAAGGGTTCAGCTCCCAACGGATTGCCTTTCTCGACTATGGCTGGCCAGACAGGCGGTGGCAAGCAGGTCGTAGGATTCCTGGGGATAGGTATTCTGTATTACTTTTCCTCTAAGTTCTTGCAAGCAGACGGCGGCTGGAGAAGGATCGTATGGATGTCCAAGAACCTCAAGGAGAGAGTAAAGGCAGGAATCCCAGAGGAGATGTATAACAAGATCGCCACTGAAGAGGATGCTAGAGATGTTACTTCCCTCAAAGAATTTCTGCTCAGGGTCGATCATCCGGTCTTAGAAGGGGTTGTGAGACCTGTTGATGACAAGAAGATTACTGAAGGCTGGAAGTTGGGAGAAGTCACTGATGATGATAAGCAAAGGGTCATCTCCTTCATCGAAGAAACCGGAGGTGAGTTCGCACGCCCTGATGTATATTCCAAACTGAGACTGAGCGAAGGACAATTGATGCAAGTAGTCGAGGTACTTCAGGAAGAAGGCATTTTAGAATAA